The following are encoded in a window of Bacillus sp. SORGH_AS_0510 genomic DNA:
- a CDS encoding CcdC family protein, whose protein sequence is MNYVVVSSIGAVFMGLFVLFVRMKAAKKPANVKKIILPPVFMSSGALMYVVPEFRLTPMEILEAVIVGMLFSILLIKTSKFEVRDNDIYLKRSKAFVFILVGLLVVRLVAKSILSSTIDFGQLSGMFFLLAFSMIVPWRIAMYRSYMKLYKELQRN, encoded by the coding sequence ATGAACTACGTTGTTGTTTCTTCAATCGGTGCAGTCTTTATGGGCCTTTTTGTACTTTTTGTTCGTATGAAAGCCGCAAAGAAACCTGCAAATGTAAAAAAGATTATTCTACCGCCTGTTTTCATGTCCAGCGGGGCCTTGATGTATGTGGTACCTGAATTTCGTTTAACCCCAATGGAAATTTTAGAGGCCGTTATCGTCGGGATGCTTTTTTCTATCTTATTAATCAAAACCTCCAAGTTTGAGGTTCGTGACAACGATATTTATTTAAAACGCTCCAAGGCATTTGTGTTTATCTTAGTCGGCTTGTTAGTCGTCCGCCTCGTGGCAAAATCGATCTTAAGCAGCACAATTGATTTCGGTCAGTTAAGCGGAATGTTCTTCCTGCTCGCCTTCAGCATGATTGTCCCTTGGCGGATCGCCATGTATCGTTCTTATATGAAACTATATAAAGAGTTACAGAGAAATTAA
- a CDS encoding zinc-ribbon domain-containing protein, which translates to MAILETEVEIFLTGNIVKHFENLSYEIPRYKNKLGKMVIPKGTKIVVKIEDLPKSSNVKLTKICDDCKIQISNQTHNKIMRNRNNDGKDRCKKCGLIVAGSSRKDNPPYENSLEYYALNNAMEYLLTEFSDKNPKTPNNISRASADEYLWICPKYKHEYTMSPAKRTNRKSNCTYCSGQSILKGFNDLWTTHPHFAEWLKDEERGYEISAGSDKYEVFICEQCGREKSMAVNKVVSRGRISCSTCTDGVSYPEKFVFELLTQLNIDFETQKTFDWSKNVSHENPKLNGDKRYDFHIPFLKMIIEPHGEQHYKETRRSKSSLRSKTLKEEQENDKLKQTIAIENGIEIYVPLDCSESTMKHIKNSILSSCLASLFDLEHIDWLKCHETACHNLVKTACDLWQQGIKSTTKICKIMKMSRSTIINYLAQGNELGWCDYDAVGNKREIVQCNLKGKIIRNWTSMTEAADELGINMKLISACCTGLTQSAHGFIWMYKEKYEACTKNNMPILEVKYSGKKSIVQLDLKGNFINEYSSMKEAANEIGKDYFNISACCRGITKTAYGFKWMYKEDYEVLLE; encoded by the coding sequence TTGGCCATACTGGAAACAGAAGTTGAGATTTTTTTAACTGGAAATATCGTTAAGCATTTTGAAAATTTGAGTTATGAGATACCTAGATATAAAAACAAATTAGGAAAAATGGTCATACCAAAAGGAACAAAAATAGTAGTAAAAATTGAAGATTTGCCAAAAAGTTCTAATGTAAAATTAACTAAGATTTGTGACGATTGCAAGATACAAATTTCAAATCAAACTCACAATAAAATTATGCGCAACAGAAATAATGATGGGAAAGATCGATGCAAGAAATGTGGGCTTATTGTAGCGGGTTCTTCAAGAAAAGATAATCCTCCATATGAAAATTCATTAGAGTATTATGCGTTAAACAATGCAATGGAATATTTGTTAACCGAATTTAGTGATAAAAACCCTAAAACGCCAAATAATATATCACGAGCATCTGCTGACGAATATCTTTGGATATGTCCTAAATATAAACACGAATATACTATGAGCCCTGCAAAGAGAACCAATAGAAAAAGTAACTGTACTTATTGTTCAGGGCAAAGTATTTTAAAAGGATTCAATGATTTATGGACGACGCATCCTCACTTCGCAGAATGGTTAAAAGATGAAGAACGAGGTTATGAAATCTCTGCTGGAAGTGATAAGTATGAGGTTTTTATATGCGAACAATGTGGTCGTGAAAAAAGTATGGCTGTCAATAAAGTAGTTAGCCGAGGACGGATATCATGCTCAACATGTACAGATGGGGTGAGTTATCCTGAAAAATTCGTCTTTGAGTTGTTGACTCAATTAAATATTGATTTTGAAACTCAAAAAACATTCGATTGGTCCAAAAATGTATCACATGAAAATCCAAAATTAAATGGAGATAAAAGATACGATTTCCATATCCCTTTTCTGAAAATGATTATTGAACCTCATGGTGAACAACACTATAAAGAAACGAGAAGATCAAAAAGTTCTTTGCGTAGTAAGACATTAAAGGAAGAACAAGAAAACGACAAATTAAAACAAACAATTGCCATAGAAAATGGGATTGAAATTTATGTACCATTAGATTGTAGTGAGTCAACAATGAAACATATCAAAAACAGCATCCTTTCCAGTTGTTTAGCAAGCCTATTCGATCTCGAACACATTGATTGGTTGAAATGTCATGAAACTGCTTGCCATAATTTAGTAAAAACCGCTTGTGATTTATGGCAACAGGGAATTAAATCAACTACAAAAATATGTAAAATTATGAAGATGAGTAGATCAACAATTATTAATTATTTAGCACAAGGAAACGAATTAGGTTGGTGTGATTATGATGCTGTTGGAAATAAACGAGAAATCGTGCAGTGTAATTTAAAAGGAAAAATTATCAGAAATTGGACTAGCATGACCGAGGCTGCCGATGAACTCGGAATAAACATGAAGTTAATTTCTGCATGTTGTACAGGTTTAACACAATCAGCTCATGGCTTCATATGGATGTACAAAGAAAAATATGAGGCATGCACCAAAAATAATATGCCAATACTTGAAGTAAAATATAGTGGAAAAAAAAGCATCGTTCAATTAGATTTAAAAGGTAATTTCATCAATGAATATTCAAGTATGAAAGAAGCTGCTAACGAAATTGGAAAAGACTATTTCAACATTTCTGCATGTTGTAGAGGTATAACAAAAACAGCCTATGGTTTCAAATGGATGTACAAAGAAGATTACGAAGTTTTGTTAGAATGA
- a CDS encoding DUF2621 domain-containing protein — MQQLSGWFLWFIMFWVVFLVGSFAIGGFFMFRKFLKKMPKEDGRSDMDWEEHYVNETRHLWGAEEKALLEDLVSPVPELFRDVARHKIAGKIGELALNEKVDKISEELVIRGYIQATPKRDHKFLRKKLFENRIDVTPYEHLF; from the coding sequence ATGCAGCAGTTGAGCGGTTGGTTTTTGTGGTTTATAATGTTCTGGGTCGTTTTTCTAGTAGGTTCATTCGCAATTGGCGGTTTTTTTATGTTCCGCAAGTTTCTGAAAAAGATGCCAAAAGAAGACGGTAGATCGGATATGGATTGGGAAGAACATTATGTAAATGAAACGCGTCACCTTTGGGGTGCTGAAGAAAAGGCTTTACTTGAAGATTTAGTCAGCCCTGTACCTGAGCTGTTCCGTGATGTAGCCCGTCATAAAATTGCTGGGAAAATTGGTGAACTGGCGTTGAATGAGAAAGTGGATAAGATTTCGGAAGAACTGGTCATTCGTGGGTATATCCAGGCTACACCGAAAAGAGATCATAAATTCTTACGGAAAAAGCTTTTTGAAAATAGAATTGACGTAACGCCATACGAGCATTTATTCTGA
- a CDS encoding HNH endonuclease, with protein sequence MGVTFGNGYKSKEGYGQFRMNGKLYRSHRASFELKKRPLEPGEVVRHKCDKPYCVNVDHLEVGTPLENNNDKIERFRQPWEYAAIDYLEIRFMHQNGVPIDMITRRFGIKKTTLKSRLKDMEMTADFSNEDKVFHYRNRAIHEEAGNNKDNTPIKIIINRIIE encoded by the coding sequence ATGGGTGTCACGTTTGGGAATGGATATAAGTCCAAGGAAGGATATGGTCAGTTCCGAATGAACGGGAAATTATACCGTTCCCATAGAGCCTCCTTTGAATTGAAGAAACGTCCGCTAGAACCTGGCGAAGTGGTTCGGCACAAATGCGATAAACCGTACTGCGTTAATGTCGATCATTTGGAAGTGGGAACTCCCCTGGAAAACAATAATGACAAAATAGAGCGATTTCGACAACCTTGGGAGTACGCTGCTATTGATTACCTAGAGATACGCTTTATGCATCAAAATGGAGTTCCAATTGATATGATTACTAGACGTTTCGGAATAAAAAAGACTACCCTGAAAAGCCGACTTAAGGACATGGAAATGACCGCTGATTTTTCGAATGAAGACAAGGTGTTTCACTATAGGAATCGAGCCATACATGAAGAAGCAGGGAATAATAAAGACAACACACCTATCAAGATTATAATCAATAGGATAATTGAATAG
- a CDS encoding YolD-like family protein, with protein MEYRLAVKLTIWDDGITHEITGRIHCVDLITMQLRVEVWPGDFERIAFEDVVGVIVVE; from the coding sequence ATGGAATACCGTCTTGCGGTAAAGCTGACGATATGGGATGACGGAATTACACACGAGATAACTGGTCGAATCCATTGCGTTGATCTGATTACAATGCAGCTTCGTGTTGAGGTATGGCCAGGAGATTTTGAAAGGATTGCATTTGAGGATGTAGTAGGAGTGATTGTTGTTGAATAG
- a CDS encoding recombinase family protein has protein sequence MKYGYARVSTVQQDLEAQLNALRNEGCDVIYSEKFTGTKADRPKFQEVLSKLVEGDTLVVTKLDRFARSTVDAINTVKVLFERGVKVHVLNMGLVEDTPTGKLILTIMSGFAEFERDMIVERTQEGKAIAKQREDFREGRPNKFTKKQIAHALRLLETHSYKQVEDLTGISKSTLIRAKKKLQ, from the coding sequence ATGAAATACGGTTACGCACGGGTAAGCACAGTACAACAGGACCTGGAGGCACAATTAAACGCACTGAGAAATGAAGGATGCGATGTTATCTATTCGGAAAAGTTTACGGGAACGAAAGCAGACAGACCGAAATTTCAAGAGGTACTTTCAAAACTAGTAGAAGGCGACACATTGGTAGTAACGAAATTAGACCGCTTCGCACGATCTACAGTGGATGCAATCAACACAGTAAAGGTACTATTTGAACGAGGAGTTAAGGTTCATGTCCTGAATATGGGGTTAGTGGAAGACACGCCAACAGGTAAGCTGATACTTACGATTATGAGCGGTTTTGCTGAGTTTGAACGTGATATGATTGTAGAGCGGACACAAGAAGGTAAGGCAATAGCCAAGCAGCGTGAAGACTTCCGAGAAGGTCGACCTAATAAATTTACCAAGAAGCAAATCGCCCATGCTTTAAGGCTATTAGAAACGCATTCATACAAGCAAGTGGAAGATTTAACTGGTATCTCTAAGAGTACGTTGATACGTGCTAAAAAGAAGTTACAGTAG
- a CDS encoding site-specific integrase, whose amino-acid sequence MRKNLTRRKRIVSNDDVSLTITQMFEEYMLVKKGEGLAKRTIAEHYNNFGYFKDYINRELSTDEMTTELFLGWITFMLEEMDYSPYTVNIRVRTMRSFLRYAFEDKMWINEPIHKRFKPIKAPIDVVESFTVEEYRRLIAAIDDDNYVGFRTKVITFVLLDTMVRVCELVDMKRQNIDLKTMSIRLEAADTKTRVGRVVPISPRTAKLLSEYLRETEEFGNDYVFLSYEGERISEATVRENLRLYGQVAKITNKRVSPHTLRHTGALFYILNGGDPFSLQRILGHSHMNMVRRYVQMTNMDIQNQHSVHSPLNYVFK is encoded by the coding sequence ATGCGTAAAAATTTAACAAGACGGAAGAGAATTGTTAGCAACGATGATGTTTCACTTACCATCACCCAAATGTTCGAGGAGTATATGCTCGTTAAGAAGGGGGAAGGTCTAGCAAAACGGACAATTGCCGAACACTATAATAACTTCGGATACTTTAAGGATTATATTAACCGTGAGTTATCAACTGATGAAATGACGACTGAGCTTTTCCTCGGTTGGATCACCTTTATGTTAGAGGAAATGGATTACTCGCCATATACTGTAAATATTCGTGTTAGAACAATGCGGTCATTTCTACGATATGCTTTCGAGGATAAAATGTGGATTAACGAACCTATTCACAAACGTTTTAAGCCGATAAAGGCACCTATTGATGTTGTTGAGTCATTTACAGTTGAGGAGTATCGGAGATTAATAGCTGCAATTGACGATGATAATTACGTTGGTTTTCGTACTAAGGTAATCACATTTGTATTGCTCGATACAATGGTACGGGTATGTGAACTGGTGGATATGAAACGGCAAAACATTGATTTAAAAACTATGTCAATTCGCTTGGAGGCAGCAGATACGAAGACACGTGTTGGTCGTGTTGTGCCGATTTCTCCACGGACTGCCAAATTGTTAAGCGAATATTTGCGTGAAACTGAAGAGTTCGGCAATGATTACGTATTTCTTTCGTATGAAGGCGAGCGAATTAGTGAAGCGACAGTACGAGAAAATTTACGCTTATATGGTCAGGTTGCAAAAATTACGAATAAGCGAGTCAGCCCACATACCCTTAGGCATACAGGAGCTTTATTCTATATACTTAACGGAGGGGATCCGTTTAGTTTGCAAAGGATTCTTGGTCACTCACATATGAATATGGTTCGGAGATATGTGCAGATGACGAATATGGACATTCAAAATCAACATAGTGTGCATTCCCCGTTAAATTACGTATTTAAATAG
- a CDS encoding ABC transporter ATP-binding protein, with translation MDEKIQLSEREQRKILFRLLSYTKPHKKMISVAFVLLLLTTIGDIVLPIIVKIFIDDYLTPGKLEFQPLLVLGSVYMGIQVVKAILLFFQFVKFQEIALYIIQQLRIDVFAKVQALGLRYFDKTPAGSIVSRVTNDTEAIKDMFVTVLATFIQSGFLLTGIFIAMFILNVKLAFICVIILPILIFVMSLYRKLSSRFYLDMRERLSQLNAKLSESLQGMSIIQVFRQEKRLRTEFGDINEKHYNAGMKNIKIDGLLLRPAIDLIYTFALILVLSFFGITSFQHSVEIGVIYAFINYLDRFFEPVNQMMMRLSLYQQAIVAGSRVFKLLDEEDLAPSQKEEKTISLDEGRIEFRNLSFSYDGKRDVLKDITFTANPGETVALVGHTGSGKSSIINLMMRFYEFERGEILIDGASIRDFTKPELREKMGLVLQDPFLFYGTVKDNIRLHNEGMTDEQVEAAARFVQAHTFIEKLDDGYNHKVVERGSTFSSGQRQLIAFARTIAANPKILVLDEATANIDTETEEAIQTALAKMRKGRTTIAIAHRLSTIQDADLILVLHQGEIVERGTHQELLALGGLYHKMFLLQNGGVERLEDVVN, from the coding sequence ATGGATGAAAAAATACAATTATCAGAACGGGAACAAAGAAAAATCTTATTTCGCCTTCTTTCCTATACCAAACCACACAAGAAAATGATCAGTGTTGCTTTTGTCTTATTATTACTCACAACGATTGGAGATATCGTTCTCCCCATTATTGTTAAAATATTTATTGATGACTATTTAACACCAGGAAAGCTTGAGTTTCAGCCATTACTCGTCCTTGGTTCGGTTTACATGGGCATCCAAGTGGTAAAAGCAATCCTGCTATTTTTTCAGTTTGTTAAATTCCAAGAAATTGCTTTATATATTATCCAGCAGCTTCGCATCGATGTTTTTGCAAAGGTTCAAGCACTCGGGTTAAGATACTTTGATAAAACGCCTGCAGGAAGCATTGTGTCTCGCGTGACGAATGATACGGAAGCCATTAAGGATATGTTTGTTACCGTTCTTGCGACCTTTATCCAAAGTGGTTTCTTGCTCACTGGAATATTTATTGCCATGTTTATTTTAAACGTAAAGCTTGCGTTCATTTGTGTCATTATTCTCCCGATCTTAATATTTGTCATGAGTTTATATAGAAAACTAAGCTCACGATTCTATCTTGATATGCGGGAAAGACTCAGCCAGTTGAATGCGAAATTAAGTGAATCATTACAGGGAATGTCCATTATCCAAGTCTTTCGTCAGGAAAAACGCCTTCGTACTGAGTTTGGGGATATCAACGAAAAGCATTACAATGCAGGGATGAAAAATATCAAGATTGATGGCTTGTTATTAAGACCGGCAATTGACCTTATTTATACTTTTGCTTTAATTCTTGTGTTGAGCTTTTTCGGGATTACTTCCTTTCAACATAGTGTTGAAATCGGCGTCATCTATGCATTTATCAATTATTTAGATCGATTCTTTGAGCCGGTTAATCAAATGATGATGAGACTCTCCCTCTATCAACAAGCCATTGTAGCGGGCTCGCGTGTATTTAAACTATTAGATGAAGAAGATTTAGCTCCCTCACAAAAGGAAGAAAAAACAATTTCGCTTGATGAGGGAAGGATTGAGTTTAGGAATCTTAGTTTTTCCTACGATGGAAAACGGGATGTTTTGAAGGATATCACCTTTACCGCTAATCCAGGGGAAACGGTTGCTCTTGTCGGACACACAGGAAGCGGAAAGAGTTCTATTATTAATCTTATGATGCGATTCTATGAATTCGAACGTGGGGAGATTTTAATTGACGGCGCATCTATTCGTGATTTTACGAAGCCTGAATTAAGAGAGAAGATGGGGCTTGTACTCCAGGATCCGTTCCTGTTTTACGGAACGGTAAAGGATAATATTCGTCTTCATAATGAAGGGATGACAGACGAACAAGTCGAAGCTGCAGCACGATTTGTTCAAGCGCATACGTTTATCGAAAAACTAGATGACGGATACAACCATAAAGTAGTGGAAAGAGGCTCTACTTTTTCAAGTGGCCAGCGCCAGTTAATTGCCTTTGCAAGGACGATTGCGGCCAATCCGAAAATACTGGTTCTCGATGAGGCTACTGCCAATATTGATACGGAAACAGAAGAAGCGATTCAGACGGCATTGGCGAAAATGCGAAAGGGTCGGACGACGATCGCGATTGCCCACCGGTTATCCACCATTCAGGATGCGGATTTAATCTTAGTCCTTCATCAAGGGGAAATCGTCGAACGGGGGACTCATCAAGAGCTGTTGGCTTTGGGTGGGTTATACCACAAGATGTTCCTCTTGCAAAATGGGGGAGTGGAGCGTCTGGAGGATGTTGTGAATTAA
- a CDS encoding ABC transporter transmembrane domain-containing protein: MKVFLELGWFFKQEKKAYISGIVLLMLVAVLQLVPPKIIGIVADHINEGTMTRGILVQWVLVLIAVGISMYVLRYYWRIRIFGSAVKLSKILRNRLYHHFTKMSPSFYQKSRIGDLMAHATNDLSAIQQTAGAGVLTLVDSLSTGGFVIIAMAFTISWKLTLICLIPMPFMAMLTSWFGSMLHKSFYKAQEAFSSLNDKTQESITGIKVIKTFGQEQEDIEDFRKQSEDVVQKNIIVAKIDSLYDPTISIIVGISFFLSIAFGAKYVINGELTIGELISFTTYLGLLVWPMLAFGWLFNIVERGRASYDRVKALLSERVEITDSEEALDIVPYGDIHYQIDEFTYPGELRPILEDVVFTLSSGETLGIVGKTGSGKTTLLKLLIREFEGYKGDILFGGEKLQNYKLEKLREAIGYVPQDHFLFSATVAENIAFTNPTASELEVRNAAKLANIHEDILQFTDGYQTIVGERGVSLSGGQKQRISIARALLMNPEVLVLDDSLSAVDAKTEEAILTSLRENREGKTTIITSHRLSAIQHANLILVMDEGRVIERGTHEELMMNDGWYKEMYLRQQLEELVEHGGH, from the coding sequence ATGAAAGTATTTTTAGAATTAGGCTGGTTTTTTAAGCAAGAGAAAAAGGCGTATATTTCAGGCATTGTTTTATTAATGCTTGTCGCAGTACTGCAATTAGTGCCGCCAAAAATTATCGGAATAGTTGCTGACCATATCAACGAAGGGACGATGACAAGGGGGATCCTAGTTCAGTGGGTACTGGTTCTTATCGCGGTAGGGATTTCGATGTATGTCCTACGGTATTATTGGAGGATTCGAATTTTTGGGTCAGCGGTCAAACTGAGCAAAATCTTGAGAAATCGTTTATATCATCATTTTACAAAAATGTCTCCCTCTTTTTATCAAAAAAGCAGGATTGGAGATCTAATGGCACACGCAACCAATGACCTATCTGCGATCCAGCAGACGGCGGGAGCGGGGGTACTGACCTTAGTCGATTCCCTCTCTACCGGTGGCTTCGTCATTATTGCCATGGCCTTTACAATTAGCTGGAAATTAACTTTGATTTGTTTAATACCTATGCCCTTCATGGCCATGTTGACCAGCTGGTTTGGATCGATGTTACATAAGAGTTTTTATAAAGCCCAAGAAGCATTTTCTTCCTTAAACGATAAAACGCAGGAAAGCATCACTGGAATTAAGGTCATCAAAACGTTTGGGCAAGAGCAAGAGGATATTGAAGACTTCCGCAAACAATCAGAAGATGTGGTGCAGAAAAATATTATTGTGGCTAAGATCGACTCACTATACGACCCTACGATTTCCATTATTGTAGGTATTTCTTTCTTTTTATCCATTGCCTTCGGAGCGAAGTATGTCATCAATGGGGAACTAACAATAGGGGAGTTAATCTCGTTTACTACCTATCTAGGATTATTGGTGTGGCCGATGCTTGCGTTCGGCTGGTTATTTAATATTGTTGAACGGGGCCGTGCCTCTTATGATCGTGTGAAAGCACTACTGAGTGAAAGGGTAGAGATAACGGATTCGGAAGAAGCATTGGATATCGTGCCATATGGGGATATTCATTATCAAATTGATGAATTTACGTATCCAGGGGAATTGAGACCAATTTTAGAAGATGTGGTCTTTACCCTATCTTCCGGGGAGACCTTAGGTATTGTTGGCAAAACAGGATCAGGTAAAACAACTCTATTAAAGCTGCTGATTAGGGAGTTTGAAGGATATAAAGGTGACATCCTTTTTGGCGGAGAAAAGCTGCAAAATTACAAGCTGGAAAAATTGCGGGAAGCCATAGGCTACGTCCCACAGGATCATTTCTTATTTTCGGCAACCGTTGCTGAAAATATTGCCTTTACGAATCCTACAGCATCGGAGCTAGAGGTTAGGAATGCGGCAAAACTGGCCAATATCCATGAAGATATTCTTCAATTTACGGATGGATATCAAACGATTGTTGGAGAACGCGGTGTGTCTTTATCGGGAGGACAAAAACAGCGGATTTCCATAGCACGTGCTCTCTTGATGAATCCCGAAGTTTTGGTTCTTGATGATTCATTATCTGCCGTCGATGCGAAAACTGAGGAAGCGATTCTCACATCATTAAGGGAGAATCGTGAAGGGAAAACAACCATTATCACATCCCATCGTTTAAGTGCTATTCAACACGCCAATCTCATTCTTGTCATGGATGAAGGAAGAGTAATCGAACGCGGTACGCATGAGGAATTGATGATGAATGATGGATGGTACAAGGAAATGTATTTACGCCAACAGCTAGAAGAGTTGGTTGAGCATGGAGGGCATTAA
- a CDS encoding helix-turn-helix transcriptional regulator, which translates to MSQGELADRMGVSKSLVSAVEKKTKPITRNFAKNFKRAVGITDAVLIDIEFVGNEIAEKPISFELKVLKNYKITTME; encoded by the coding sequence ATGTCCCAGGGTGAACTTGCCGATCGGATGGGTGTAAGTAAAAGCCTAGTGTCAGCGGTTGAGAAGAAAACAAAACCTATTACACGTAATTTTGCGAAGAACTTTAAACGGGCTGTGGGAATTACTGATGCAGTTCTAATCGATATTGAGTTTGTTGGAAACGAGATTGCGGAAAAACCAATTTCTTTTGAACTCAAAGTGTTAAAAAACTACAAAATAACGACCATGGAGTGA
- a CDS encoding HNH endonuclease yields MACPITIIKNDKLLFEATNIQESARSLEEHLNTSKYKLYDSIERGYVYSIPYNFNGDEYRFVAPEEVAAKRRQVLEESDHENARRIWLISNNPEEFDLARAYSECETLEWKRSRNFENGDILFIYVSGNIQQVCFKVEIIQGLVPPNEVKNNKMFWKDLKKFEESKGGKWTRFRFLEKVDNPELSLAKLREHGLKANVQGPMKLNGELREYIMPFFEKDLTEGYYPDEVPDNLEEGMRKTVMVNRYERNPIARKRCMDHYGVQCQICDLNFEDTYGAVGKDFIHVHHIIPLHEIQQGYIVDPINDLIPVCPNCHAMLHLKENGEYLTIGQLKERIISNRKTV; encoded by the coding sequence ATGGCATGCCCAATTACAATTATCAAAAATGATAAACTGTTATTTGAAGCAACAAATATTCAAGAATCTGCAAGATCCTTAGAGGAGCATCTGAATACAAGTAAATATAAGCTCTACGATTCGATTGAACGTGGCTATGTTTATAGCATTCCTTATAATTTTAATGGTGACGAATATCGTTTTGTTGCACCTGAAGAAGTTGCCGCCAAGCGTCGTCAAGTACTTGAAGAAAGTGACCATGAAAATGCTCGTCGTATTTGGTTAATATCAAATAATCCAGAAGAATTTGATTTAGCCAGGGCGTATAGTGAATGTGAAACTTTAGAATGGAAACGATCTCGGAATTTTGAAAATGGTGATATTTTATTTATATATGTTTCAGGAAATATTCAACAAGTCTGTTTTAAAGTTGAAATTATACAAGGGTTAGTACCACCTAATGAGGTTAAGAATAATAAAATGTTTTGGAAGGATTTAAAGAAATTTGAGGAATCCAAAGGAGGAAAATGGACTCGTTTTCGTTTTCTGGAAAAGGTGGATAATCCTGAGCTATCTCTCGCTAAATTACGTGAACATGGTTTGAAAGCGAATGTCCAAGGTCCGATGAAACTTAATGGGGAACTTAGGGAATATATCATGCCGTTCTTTGAAAAGGATCTAACAGAAGGTTATTATCCAGATGAAGTCCCTGATAATTTAGAAGAAGGTATGCGCAAAACTGTTATGGTCAATAGATATGAACGCAATCCTATTGCTCGCAAGCGATGTATGGATCATTACGGTGTCCAATGTCAAATTTGTGATCTGAATTTTGAGGATACATATGGAGCAGTAGGAAAAGATTTTATCCATGTCCACCACATAATACCTTTGCACGAAATACAACAGGGCTATATTGTAGATCCAATAAACGATTTAATCCCTGTTTGTCCGAACTGCCATGCAATGCTACATCTTAAAGAAAATGGCGAGTATTTGACGATTGGACAATTAAAAGAACGAATTATAAGTAATAGAAAAACGGTATAG
- a CDS encoding aspartyl-phosphate phosphatase Spo0E family protein, producing the protein MLKQELIALIEKKRAELIQVAITNGLTSSAAIRYSQELDHLLNEYNKVYIKKVPSSAC; encoded by the coding sequence GTGTTGAAACAGGAATTAATTGCCCTAATTGAAAAAAAGCGTGCTGAATTAATTCAAGTCGCAATAACAAACGGCTTGACTTCCTCCGCAGCAATTCGCTATAGTCAGGAACTTGATCATCTATTAAATGAATATAATAAAGTATATATAAAAAAAGTTCCATCATCGGCTTGTTAG
- a CDS encoding cytochrome c biogenesis CcdA family protein, translating into MTDINIFIALGAGFLSFISPCCLPLYPAFLSYITGMSVGELKTENAMLQKRSLLHTIFFLLGFSAIFIAIGFGTSFIGRFFYEYKDLIRQLGGIFIVFFGLMIVGIIKPEFLMKDRKLEFKNRPSGFIGSVLIGMAFAAGWTPCTGPILSSVILLAGSNPGSGVLYMTAYSLGFAIPFLILSFFVGKMQWIRKNSGKIVKIGGYIMIIMGIVLFFDWMTKIIIIFQSMFGGFTGF; encoded by the coding sequence ATGACGGATATAAATATATTTATAGCCCTTGGTGCCGGATTTTTAAGTTTTATCTCACCATGCTGTTTACCGCTTTATCCTGCATTTTTGTCTTATATCACGGGCATGTCTGTTGGTGAATTAAAAACCGAAAATGCTATGCTTCAAAAGAGAAGTCTTCTACATACGATCTTTTTCCTTTTAGGTTTTTCGGCTATTTTCATAGCCATTGGTTTCGGGACTTCCTTTATTGGCCGTTTCTTTTATGAGTACAAAGATTTAATTCGCCAGCTCGGTGGAATATTTATTGTATTCTTTGGACTCATGATTGTTGGTATTATTAAACCGGAATTTTTAATGAAAGATCGCAAGTTAGAGTTTAAAAATCGACCTTCTGGATTTATTGGTTCCGTCCTAATTGGGATGGCCTTTGCCGCTGGATGGACGCCTTGTACTGGACCTATTTTATCATCAGTTATTCTGCTTGCAGGCTCTAATCCTGGATCAGGTGTTTTATACATGACAGCCTATTCATTAGGGTTTGCCATACCGTTCTTAATCTTATCGTTCTTTGTTGGAAAGATGCAATGGATTCGCAAGAACAGTGGCAAGATTGTTAAAATCGGCGGATACATTATGATCATCATGGGGATTGTACTTTTCTTTGACTGGATGACAAAAATTATTATTATCTTCCAAAGCATGTTTGGTGGCTTTACTGGATTTTAA